From Coffea arabica cultivar ET-39 chromosome 2e, Coffea Arabica ET-39 HiFi, whole genome shotgun sequence, the proteins below share one genomic window:
- the LOC113733055 gene encoding germin-like protein 5-1: MAPKLVFLMLMVFLTISFNQVLASDPDMLQDVCVADLTGKPKVNGFICKENITANDFFTTILGTPGATNNTFGSVVTGANVEKVPGLNTLGVSLSRIDYAPGGLNPPHTHPRATEMVFVLEGELDVGFITTANVLVSKSIKKGEVFVFPRGLVHFQKNNGNVAAAVISAFNSQLPGTQGISVTLFASNPPVPDNVLTMAFQIGTKEVEKIKSRLAPKK; encoded by the exons ATGGCTCCTAAGTTGGTATTCTTGATGCTTATGGTCTTCTTGACTATAAGCTTCAATCAGGTGTTAGCTTCAGATCCAGACATGCTTCAAGATGTTTGTGTTGCTGATCTCACAG GTAAACCGAAGGTGAACGGATTCATTTGCAAGGAAAATATAACGGCTAATGACTTCTTCACCACCATCCTTGGCACCCCAGGAGCCACCAACAATACCTTCGGGTCAGTGGTCACGGGAGCCAATGTTGAGAAGGTCCCTGGTCTCAACACCCTAGGTGTGTCCCTGTCCAGGATCGACTACGCCCCTGGTGGCCTGAATCCACCCCACACCCACCCCCGTGCCACAGAAATGGTGTTTGTATTGGAAGGTGAACTAGATGTTGGGTTCATAACCACTGCCAATGTCCTCGTTTCCAAGTCCATCAAGAAAGGTGAAGTATTCGTCTTCCCCAGAGGCCTAGTCCACTTCCAGAAGAATAATGGGAACGTGGCAGCAGCCGTTATCTCGGCCTTCAACAGCCAATTGCCTGGAACTCAAGGCATTTCAGTAACATTATTTGCATCTAATCCACCAGTTCCGGATAATGTGTTGACCATGGCATTCCAAATTGGTACCAAAGAAGTTGAGAAAATCAAATCAAGGCTCGCCCCCAAGAAGTAG
- the LOC140036461 gene encoding uncharacterized protein: MRAFLDPSFSDFLLNIGNGTQATIADDKIQLPSSMIVSFINDDQQSLHTLIDTVYPSLSSFCPQNSTLINRAILSTTNDIVHEINQILIQKLPGEEIKYISFDETIDPTKQADHGMDDKCTPVNSLTNKSSEWIIKVVLIENPMYI; this comes from the exons ATGAGAGCATTTCTCGATCCATCATTCTCAGATTTTCTGCTCAATATTGGAAATGGCACACAAGCAACCATTGCAGATGACAAGATACAATTGCCTTCTTCTATGATTGTCTCTTTCATTAATGATGATCAGCAATCCTTGCACACTCTGATAGACACTGTTTATCCATCTCTATCTAGCTTTTGCCCTCAGAATTCAACTCTCATTAACAGAGCCATTCTCAGTACAACAAATGATATTGTGCACGaaatcaatcaaattttgaTTCAGAAGCTCCCTGGagaagaaatcaaatatatcaGCTTCGATGAGACAATAGATCCAACAAAACAAGCTGATCACG GCATGGATGACAAATGCACTCCTGTGAATAGTTTGACAAATAAATCAAGTGAGTGGATAATTAAAGTCGTTCTGATTGAAAATCCTATGTATATCTAA